ccataatgttctcaaaggtgtgtgaagtctgccaatccgcacatggccagcgtgatagactatggccaaaaccctcctcactctgagaggagacctgtgctctgtagtgagccggtgatgggttgatcatgatcatgatgatattaaAGACGTCCATACAACTAGTTTTCTTAGATATTTTTGATGAAGACCTGAGCCGAGCTTAGTCTTTATTATTGAATTGATTTAATGAGtgtgtaatttatttttcatttttcgctagatgatgcccgcgacttcgtccgcgtgaatttagatttttgaaaatcctgtatgaagattttccgggataaacagaaCACTGTGTCACTCTTCAGATCTTCAACCTATAtccatctccgggatgtaagcttactctgtaccaaatttcatcaatatcggttaaactgttgagtcgtgaatagctagcagacagacacactttcgcatattttataactagatgatgcccgcgacttcgtccgcgtggatttaggttctttaaatcccgtgggaactctttaattttccgggataaaaagtagcctatgtccttcccaactctgtaccaaatttcatcaaaatcggttgaacggttgggccgtaaacagctagcagacagacaagcagtcgcactttcgcatttataatattagtatggactatggattAAGATGCTTCACTAAACATTTAACTAAGCGTACCCTGTTTTCAGCAAAATACAATACTGTAACTTGTGTTTTATTTTGTGTTACAGTTTCCTGGACGATCTCGACCGGTTAGGTGCCAGAGATTACCAACCCACCGAGCAAGATATTTTAAGAACTAGAGTCAAAACCACTGGCATTGTCGAAGTGCACTTCTCCTTCAAAAACCTTAATTTCAAGTGAGTTTAATTGTCAAATCCAGAAACGTATCTTGAGGTACGCTTACGCGGCAATTGAAATTgcgcaattccaggcaatttaatcaattatgacgtcatgacTACCTACAAATTTCAACAATGTTACGCGAAATAATTTATCCAGATTGCTCTACTTGTTGCTCCATTCTCATACGTGTTGCTGAAaaacaattgcttaaaaagttGCCCATGTAAGAGCACCATTACAGCTTTTGAGcaacttaataaataaacttacaacggaaccctcggtgcgcgagacggactcgcccactgagggttccgtactggagtatttttttcgacattttgcacgataaatcaaaaactattatgcataaaaattaataaaaatctgttttagaatgtactagtaaatccctttcatatgataccccactttttATAGTTACCGTACCGTatgtaatgtaggtatgtattttgtataatatgtatatgtatttttttcaaatcccgtgcgaactctttgattttctgggatatacGTAGTACCTACAATCAAGTCTTAAAcagctatatccatgcaaaaaaatcacctcaaaaaaaaaactgaatcaGCTATTACAAGTAAGGATAGGATAGCCTCTAAACTTGTATCTCTctgataacattttattttatttggaaaaccaacaTTTTAAATTGATCTTAATAGTTTTAAATTAGGTAACTAGGAGCTAATAATAGGTTTAGGGTACATTTTGTCTGGATATGTGAACATCTGGCGTTGATATGTTCCAGATTATTCGACGTAGGCGGGCAGCGGTCGGAGAGAAAGAAATGGATCCACTGTTTCGAAGACGTTACCGCGATCATATTCTGCGTCGCCATGTCCGAGTACGACCAAGTGTTGCACGAAGACGAGACAACGGTAAACAGCCTAccaatattactagctgatgcccgcgagttcgcgtgggtataggtttttaaaaatcccgtgagaactctttgattttccgggataaaaagtaccctatgtgttaatccaggtattattattattattatttttgcttaTTTCTAAACCtaacttttacaattttgtttctTATAGTACTATGATATAATATACTACAATTTTTTAGATAAGGATCCCTTATTGGGTATAGGCCTCCCCCAGTTTCTGCCATTTAACTCTATCTTTTGCATTTTTGATCCAGTTTTTACCCGCTATGGGTATCAAATCGTCACACCAGCGTGACCTTGGTCTTCCCACTCGTCTTTTTCCTGAAGGGCCAGGCCATGTAGTTGTTGCAAGAGTCCATCTTTGATCAGTTGTTCTAGCCAGGTGTCCTGACCATCTccattttaattgtattgctCGTTGCAATGCATTGGTCAGCTTTGTCTTTTTTCTTATACTATTGTTTGTGACTTTATGTAGCCTGCGTAACTTTAAGATGCTTCTCTCCATAGCTCTTTGGCAAACGGCTATCTTCTGCTTGATTTTGTTGGTATAGACCCAGGTCTGACTGGCGTACGTTAGCGTAGGGAGTATACATGTATCCATTATAATTCTTTTTATGTGCATTCTGTAGTCTCCTTTCATAATCTCTTTTTGTCCAGGTATAATCTGTCTCTATTCCAAATTCCAGCCAAagctgtccagtagttttagcatGAAAGTGTAAtaaacacacacaaacacacacattttCGCCTTTATAACACGCCCCAGCTATGCTCGagtggattttttgaaaatcagtgagggggtagaatttataaaaatcctgaaacacttaTTTCTTGGTCATGAAAGGAACCTAttatcaaaatttcaagtttctaaccctaACCGgtttgatagattagtcagtcttTTAAGACGAATATTAATGTCAAAGAACTGTAGAATTTGTGTTATAAGGAGACTAAGAAATGAGTTTTTAAACATTCACCTGAATGTGAAAAAATTactacatatagtacgcgacaggtcgtgatggcaatcggggtatgaggcagggcgtccccaccccgtttgccatcccgacctgtcgcgtaccttaCATACAGTTTGTGTGCATAATATCATACACTCATTTTAGATTATAGCTGTTATCTATTTTGTTTACGTACATAGTTACATAACTTTGGGCAGATAAATTTTTCTCCTTCACTGTTGTTTACAgaattttataatagatattgtaggtatgtaagatttttttctcTAAAAGGTTTTTTATTAGCTGCCTCATCTTTGGTTAAAAGATTAGTCTGTCAGTAAATGTTTAGAAAGTTATTAGCCTTGAAATATCTCCCTATTTTTAGGTAAATGAGGCAACTTCGAGTCAAAGCTACTTATCAATGTCCGCGACTCCCGCaatccgcgttgatttaggtttaaaaaatcccgtgagaacttgatttcccgggataaaaagtagccagtgtctttccccggaatgcaagttatctctgtaccaaaaataaaaattggttaatcggatgggcctttaaaagGCCTGtcggaactcttttattttccgggacaaaaatagcCTACGTCCatccctggaatgcaagctctgtaccaaatttcgtcaaaatcggttaaacggatgggccgtgaaatgctagcagacagacagatattgtggctaattccgttgtatacaatctctaaacgaaactaaaaggacagtctaaatctattgctatctctttcataatgttgcttgcggaaaaggatagcactagatttagacatctaaatttagtttagtttagagattgtgtacaagggaatcagccccactgtggctaattctcttttacacaatctctaaactaatctaaaatggcacgtctaaatctattgcttttccttttaaaattttgcttgcggaaaaggatagcacttgataatttagtttagtttagagattgtgtacaagagaatcggccccactttcgcattataatattactagcttatgctcgcgacttcgtccgcgtggactacataaatttcaaaatcccttcttagcggataatagctatctgcatgccaaatttcagccagatccgtctagtagtttgagctgtgcgttgatagatcagtcagtcagtcagtcagtcagtcaccttttgcttttatatatttaagaagtatggatagtatgtaCATCGCGCATTTGATCTTAAATCTTAAATGCGGAATGAACGATTAGAGCTACTGAAAACTTTAAGAGTAAGCAAAGAAAAACAAAGGCAGCaaaggaaaaaaaaacttaaattgtcCCCTTACGTTAATCATGCAATATTCGTGTTTCCAGAACCGTATGCAGGAGAGTCTGAAGCTGTTCGACTCCATCTGCAACAACAAGTGGTTCACGGACACCAGCATCATCCTGTTCCTCAACAAGAAGGATCTGTTCGAGGAGAAGATACGCAAGTCCCCGCTCACCATATGCTTCCCTGAGTACACAGGTATGTGCTTCAagcatatttatatattttgtgatGTCTTTAAAATCCCActggaactctgatttttcgagataaaaaggaactttttttaattttattacatgtTTTACAAATAATGCTATTTTATAGCATAAAAAAATTTGGGTTAAAGGAccatttattagggttccgtacctcaaaaggaagaaaaGAAAACCTTAtaggcttataggatcacttcgttgtctgtattgTCAagacaagggaatcaaaacatatagggtacttcccgttttcctagaatcatgaaattgggcaggtagaCGTCttagaaaaatctgaaaaccgtgaatttgtggttacatgacaaaaAATAATACTGTTTAATCAGACAAAGGAACATCATCATATAATTTTCTTATATTATCGTATATGTATATTAATGATAAATGGTGCTAAACAAATTTGTGTCGAAATCTGAAATACTAGTATATTGTAATTAGGCGATCCTCAGGAATGTCCTGAGGGTAGGAAAcatgaaaatactaaaaaattattcaaagttTAAATGCATTCACAACATGAAACATTTCAGCTTTGCCTAGTCTAAAActaccaagtgcggattggcagacttcacagaccttttagaacattatggagaactcaggcatgcagtgatatttatttacttaaaacgcacataactccaaaaccTACCAAGTTTGCTGTCGTGTTAAAAATGTTCTTTTTGGTACCGTCCAGGTGCGCAAGAGTACGGCGAAGCGGCCGCGTACATCCAAGCGCAGTTCGAGGCTAAAAACAAATCCACCACCAAGGAGATCTACTGCCACATGACGTGCGCTACCGACACCAACAACATCCAGTTCGTGTTTGACGCCGTCACCGACGTCATCATCGCCAACAACCTGCGCGGCTGCGGCCTCTACTAGGCGCCCACCCACACCCACCCT
Above is a window of Maniola hyperantus chromosome 20, iAphHyp1.2, whole genome shotgun sequence DNA encoding:
- the Galphao gene encoding guanine nucleotide-binding protein G(o) subunit alpha isoform X2, with amino-acid sequence MGCASSAEERAALQRSKQIEKNLKEDGIQAAKDIKLLLLGAGESGKSTIVKQMKIIHESGFTNEDFKQYRPVVYSNTIQSLVAILRAMPNLGITYGNKDRESDGKMVFDVIQRMEDTEPFSEELLAAMKRLWSDAGVQECFGRSNEYQLNDSAKYFLDDLDRLGARDYQPTEQDILRTRVKTTGIVEVHFSFKNLNFKLFDVGGQRSERKKWIHCFEDVTAIIFCVAMSEYDQVLHEDETTNRMQESLKLFDSICNNKWFTDTSIILFLNKKDLFEEKIRKSPLTICFPEYTGAQEYGEAAAYIQAQFEAKNKSTTKEIYCHMTCATDTNNIQFVFDAVTDVIIANNLRGCGLY
- the Galphao gene encoding guanine nucleotide-binding protein G(o) subunit alpha isoform X1, whose translation is MGCTQSAEERAAAARSRQIERNLKEDGIQASKDIKLLLLGAGESGKSTIVKQMKIIHESGFTNEDFKQYRPVVYSNTIQSLVAILRAMPNLGITYGNKDRESDGKMVFDVIQRMEDTEPFSEELLAAMKRLWSDAGVQECFGRSNEYQLNDSAKYFLDDLDRLGARDYQPTEQDILRTRVKTTGIVEVHFSFKNLNFKLFDVGGQRSERKKWIHCFEDVTAIIFCVAMSEYDQVLHEDETTNRMQESLKLFDSICNNKWFTDTSIILFLNKKDLFEEKIRKSPLTICFPEYTGAQEYGEAAAYIQAQFEAKNKSTTKEIYCHMTCATDTNNIQFVFDAVTDVIIANNLRGCGLY